The Haliotis asinina isolate JCU_RB_2024 chromosome 3, JCU_Hal_asi_v2, whole genome shotgun sequence genome segment CGTGGCAACACTCCCCACATTAGATGGACAGATCGACTTACCACATAAATGAAAGTAATTCCTTGGGGATTTTCATGTCTGTCTTGTAGTTCTCGTCCAAACATCCAACATGCACTTGGACAAATAGACCACATGATACAACAGTAGAACTATTACTCGATATGTCAGCTTCatgtgcagtgagtgagttggattttatgctgcttcagcaatattccagcattatcactgcAGGAAACACcacaaatggtcttcacacattgtatccatatgggaaATCAAACCATGGCCTTAGGCATAAAGAGTGAACATTTTAACAACTAGGCCACCCACAGCCCCAGCTAATCAAATTAATGGCAATTAATGTGATGAACACTAACTGACCTCAGACACTCATTTAAACACAAGAAAAGATGTTCACAATCATCAAAAGAGTCAGTGCATGTCACACCATCATCACCGCATCATTTGAGCTAGATCAGTGTTGCCTGATTTTGTTCGAGCCTGGCCAAGACTAAGCCAGTACCAAACACCTAATGTTTTGGGTAAGAAATACCACATAATCTCCCTATTCATATGTTGCTTGTATAATCGCaaataaacatttgtttgtctaaagcaccagacaatccagtgatcaacagcacgagcctGAGCCATACCACTGGATTACATTAGTCTCTCTAATGATAAGTATGGggtactgaagacaaattctgtAGATATGGGTTGATTGTTTCAGAGTATTTACCATCATACAGTTCTTGTGTAACACTTGCTAATCAACTTCAGGAGAATAAATACATTGCTTGACATGGAGTGAGGAAAGAAAAATGTAGTTATCCCCTTGTCATAAATCCTtgagtatatacacacacacctcccaaACATAGATAATGTTACAAAACTGATGAGCTACATCCAGTGGGTTCTTTGATCATGGTTATTTATTTTGCATTCATAATGATTTAATACTGGATTTGTCTCAAATCGGAATACTTTCATCTGAGTGAAACAACATTCAGTAACTGTCTTTAATGGGCTCCACAAGCACTTTGAGTTCatgataatgagtgagtgagtgagtgagtttagttttacgccgcactcagcaatattacagctatatggcggcggtctctaaataatcgagtctggaccagacaatccagtgatcaacaacatgagcatcgatctgcgcaattgggaaccgatgacatatgttaaccaagtcagcaagcctgaccacctgaacccattagtcacctcttacgacaagcttaggcgccttttatggcaaggcctattctaccctgggaccttcacgggtgtcatAATAAGAAAAAAGAATCTAGAATAAAtagaatacttgcctttacttgccAAATAAGAAGAATTCATGATCTTTTTTTTCGACAGGATAGACTGCAATGACTGACCTAAGTCACTCTATGGGTTGCACTAGTTGACCTCAGACAGGGTTGCAATAGCTGATCTCAGACTCTGTCTGGATGGCATTACTTGATATCAGACACTGTCTAGATTGCACTAACTGACCTCAGACACTGAGCAGGCTGCACTTACTTGCCTCAGATTTTGACATACCAGCTGacttctttaaacaaaaagataaaacaagtatttataaaatatgttttgtgactGGACGCAAGTATAGTGGTGAGAAAAATGGCCTCAATGTGTGTACAGAGACATTGCTGTCTCCAATGGTGACACAACTGGACCTGACTCTCCCAGCAGGGAAACTCCTTGTATGACTTTCTCCCATGACATGTTCCATGAAGCTTTGTAATTAGGCACCAAATTCACCTATACCAATATAGAAGTCAATTCTCATTTTCAAGTTATTGTTTTGGAACATCTGAATTATGCCTAATAGAACACATGCAAAACAGCTATCATTTAAAGGCAATGACAGAACACTATTAAATAATAAAGGAGATAACTGCTAACTATATTAAATATACAATTAACCATTTTACCACCAGCATCCTTGGCTGTATTTGTTGCAAGACATGCAATTACTCGGGAGTATATGGCAAACATTTTTAGGTGGCATGCCCAGAACCTTTCCCAAAATTTACTAAAGCACTTTGCAGccacacatttttttcattcattttggtTCCATTCACTTGTTTAGTCTTAACTACCAGTGCCCCATAATATAACACTATGGGACAAAGATGTCCATTTGCAGGTAATGATTGCAGCAAATATGATAGAACAGACATGTTTTTGGTAGTAGACTAATGCTCAGTCTCTTATCAAATAATTCCTTTTTAAATTAGAAAAGAAGCTCCAGGGTGAAGGGAGATTCTGATCTGAACctttggaaatctagacttgcttcatttagtgtCTAAGCACTGCAGAAAGCGCTAGGCAAAGGGGTAAATAGTGCGGTCCAGGGACTGGAGACAGACAAGGTATGTCACTGCCTCTGCGCACTGGACTATGGTGTGATGCCTGGTGTGATGCCTGGTGTGATGCCTGGTGCGATGCCTGGTGCGATGCCTGGTGCGATGCCTGGTGTGATGCCTGGTGTGATGCCTGGTGTGATGCCTGGTGTGATGCcatgcctggtgtgatgcctggtgtgatgcctggtgtgatgcctggtgtgatgcctggtgtgatgccatgcctggtgtgatgccATGTGTGATGCCATGTGTGATGCCTGGTGTGATGCCTGGTGTGATGCCTGGTGTGATGCcatgcctggtgtgatgccATGGTGTGATGCCTGGTGTGATGCCTGGTGTGATGCCTGGTGCGATGCCTGGTGCGATGCCTGGTGCGATGCCTGGTGCGATGCCTGGTGCGATGCcatgcctggtgtgatgcctggtgtgatgcctggtgtgatgcctggtgtgatgccatgcctggtgtgatgccatgcctggtgcgatgcctggtgtgatgccatgcctggtgtgatgccatgcctggtgtgatgccatgcctggtgtgatgcctggtgtgatgcctggtgtgatgccatgcctggtgtgatgccatgcctggtgtgatgccTGGTGTGATGCCATGCCTGGTGCGATGCCTGGTGCGATGCCTGGTGCGATGCCTGGTGTGATGCCTGGTGTGTTGCCTGGTGTGATGCCTGGTGTGATGCCTGGTGTGTTGCCTGGTGTGATGCCTGGTGTGATGCCTGGTGTGATGCCTGGTGTGATGCCTGGTGCGATGCCTGGTGTGATGCCTGGTGTGATGCcatgcctggtgtgatgcctggtgtgatgccatgcctggtgtgatgccatgcctggtgtgatgccATGCCTGGTGCGATGCCTGGTGTGATGCCTGGTGCGATGCCTGGTGCGATGCCTGGTGCGTTGCCTGGTGTGATGCCTGGTGTGATGCCTGGTGTGATGCCTGGTGTGATGCCTGGTGCGATGCCTGGTGCGATGCCTGGTGTGATGCcatgcctggtgtgatgccatgcctggtgtgatgcctggtgtgatgcctggtgtgatgccatgcctggtgtgatgccatgcctggtgtgatgccatgcctggtgtgatgcctggtgtgatgccatgcctggtgtgatgccatgcctggtgtgatgcctggtgtgatgccatgcctggtgtgatgcctggtgtgatgccatgcctggtgtgatgcctggtgtgatgccatgcctggtgtgatgccatgcctggtgtgatgccatgcctggtgtgatgcctggtgtgatgccatgcctggtgtgatgccatgcctggtgtgatgcctggtgtgatgcctggtgtgatgccatgcctggtgtgatgcctggtgtgatgcctggtgtgatgccatgcctggtgtgatgcctggtgtgatgcctggtgtgatgccatgcctggtgtgatgccATGCCTGGTGCGATGCCTGGTGCGATGCCTGGTGCGATGCCTGGTGTGATGCCTGGTGTGATGCcatgcctggtgtgatgccATGTGTGATGCCTGGTGTGATGCCTGGTGTGATGCCTGGTGTGATGCCTGGTGCGATGCCATGCCTGGTGCGATGCCATGCCTGGTGCGATGCCATGCCTGGTGCGATGCCTGGTGCGATGCCTGGTGCGATGCCTGGTGCGATGCCATGCCTGGTGCGATGCCTGGTGCGATGCCTGGTGCGATGCCTGGTGCGATGCCTGGTGTGATGCcatgcctggtgtgatgccatgcctggtgtgatgccatgcctggtgtgatgcctggtgtgatgccatgcctggtgtgatgccatgcctggtgtgatgccatgcctggtgtgatgccatgcctggtgtgatgccatgcctggtgtgatgcctggtgtgatgcctggtgtgatgcctggtgtgatgccatgcctggtgtgatgcctggtgtgatgcctggtgtgatgcctggtgtgatgcctggtgtgatgccatgcctggtgtgatgccatgcctggtgtgatgcctggtgtgatgccatgcctggtgtgatgccatgcctggtgtgatgcctggtgtgatgccatgcctggtgtgatgccatgcctggtgtgatgccatgcctggtgtgatgccATGCCTGGTGCGATGCCTGGTGCGATGCCTGGTGTGATGCcatgcctggtgtgatgccTGGTGCGATGCCTGGTGCGATGCCTGGTGCGATGCCTGGTGCGATGCCTGGTGTGATGCCTGGTGTGATGCCTGGTGTGTTTTATGGTTTGATCCTTTGGAGTTCTATACTTCTTGAAGTTTCCTCCTTTTTTTTTCCAATTATTGATGTTGGTATCGGGAATTTGGCTTGAAAATAACATGGTCAGGGTTGTTTCAGATTTCAGAgatcatgttttattcaaataaATTTCAAACTCCACACGCAATACAGGTTTGGTCTCATCTTCTTGTCATTACAAGCACATTCTATGTAAATCAGCGGGTCTTTACTCTGCTTTATCGGACCATTATTCCCTAATAAGCACAGGAGAAGGAAGTGACTTCAATGTCAATCTGAAACACAAGTGACTTGTTTGTTAAACACATTGTCATGCCTGCTCAAAGGACAAGGCCATGGAGCCATCAAAGGAGCTCCAATTGCTGTGTAGAGCATGgaaatgagtatggttttatagcattcttagcagtattccagcaagaCCATagcagggggcaccagaaatggactctacacattgtccccatgtgggAAATGGAAACCGGGTCTTTGACATGacaagcagacactttaaccactgggctaccccaccaccccttactGTGATTAACAGAAACTAATGTTTGTATGTCTGAATCCTAATTCATCCCAAGAATGTTTGTAAGTTTCTCACCACCACAGTCATGTCTGTGGGTGTTATCAAAGGAGACAATGTTGAAAATTTGCCCCCCACCTCCTCCTTCAGGCTTACCTCCCAAATAAGCTGGATTACTATTATAGGACTTACTTGCTCATATGGAGAGTACAATTAGTGAAGTTTTTAGTACTCAGCAAAGGAAATCCTGATGCATGACTGTCTACAATGCCCATGTCTTGGTAGTACTTCCACTGTTGTATAACGACCTACATTGTGTTCAACCAAAGAAAAAGACATTCATCTCTTTACAAAATGTTTAGTTCTTACCCGTTACTAATTCTTAAAGTGAAAAGTTGTTTTGTTAGTTGTTCATttaacgccactctcagcaatattccatcatatgtcgtcagtctgtaaataattaagtgtGGACAATCctgtgttcaacagcatgagcatcaatctgcacaaaagGGAACTGTGGATCAACCCAGTCAGCAAACCTAgttgcctcttgtgacaaggTTTACTGACGAGaaattctaactcagatcttcacaggtcaaagTGGAAAGTACCAATGATATGAGTTGATATAAAATAAGCCCTGTCATCCCTTGAAGAGCAAAATGTGATTAGTATGTGGCTGCTTTAGAAAGCCAAATTGATATTAAAAAATTGTGTTCACTCACTGAGATAACACCCATAGTTTAACATGAACATCCTTCCCAATAACTGAAAAGACTAGGCTTTATCCCTTTAATGACAAAAAATAATTGCTAACAGTataatcacgggattgtctggtttgggCTTGATTGTTTAGGAGAAATCATGATCAATGGCATATAGCTGAGATGTGGCCTTTAAGAGTAACGTGATACAAATCCAGCATAATATTATTCCTTCTCTGCTTCGGACATGTTTGTCAGAAAAGATAAAAACATTGTGTGGGGAAATAAAAAGTAAAACACATTGCCTGaacattaaaaaataatagttttCTATCTCCTGGGACATTGAGAAATATGATAAAGGAGGATAGTAATTATATTTCTACCACCATGAGTAAAATGGAAATATTGGTTAAGTAATCATATCTTAATTTCATTAAACAAAACCTCTGTTCATTTGACAATAGAATTACATCAAACATTTCGCTTACACACTCTACCAAGCATGATAAAAACAAATTATCCTCCAAGGTGCAATAACAATGTAGGCTACACAGCCTTAATGCACAGTCCCTTAAAACATTAATGTTGAAATTGCCAAGTAAATTCAAGAACAGTTAGATACTGTGATTACATGAAGCCCAAGGAAACATTGGCAAGGTGAGAGCTGCTCTCGTAAGTCCATTTATAAGTATCATTGAACACAACCCTAATGGGAActgctttgagtgagtgagtttagtttgacgctgctttttagcaacattccagcaaaatcaaggccggggacgccagaaatgggtttcacacattgtacccatgtggagaatcaaatcCAATTTTTTAGCATGACGAATGAAACAACTTCAACCAGTAAGTTATCATTAGGTTGGCCAATACTAGAGATTAAAGTGGAGAAGGATGTTTTTAACAGTGTAACCAGCCTCATAAACACAACATATATGCATGGACATGTTGTCTCAAACATGAAAATTGGCTGTACAGTGTTAGTTGGGACATGACGTACTGGTCCTGGACAACCTTCACAAATCAATGTAGCATCATGTTTGAAAGGCTACCTCATTCAGTCTGTCAGTAAGTCTCACAATCTCATTCCAAAGAATCCAACAAAGAGGAGGGGAATGTCTCCAGTCAGACACTTCTATCTCATGTACCAGACACACAGTACAAGCAGCCTGAAGCTTTAGCAGCTGGACAATCAAACAACAACATGACTGTTACTGTAACATCAGAGCAATACCACAGCAACATCTGGTCATCCCACAAaatccagcaataccacagcaacATCTGGTCATCCCACAAaatccagcaataccacagcaacATCTGGTCAtcccacaacatccagcaattcCACAGCAACATCTGGCCATCCCACAGGAACATCAGAGCAACAGCATCATGGCCATGCCACGGCAATATCATGGCCTCATCACAGTAAAattgtgagtaagtgagttcagttttacgctgcactaaacaatattccagctatacggcgacagtctgtaaataatcaagtctggaccacctgattccgttagttgccttttacgacaagcatagtcgccttttatggcaagcatggtttgctgaaggcctattctaccccgggaccttcatgggtcagtaAAATTGTGACAATAATACAGGAACATCACTGGAGCATCAGTtatatttaccaaagtacataAAGTTAAATGAGATGGTGCAACAGCAAACACAAATCATAATCATGATGGCATTGCTCCAACATCAGCCTCTacatcaaagatatcaatatgagacaccacaatgttttcaatgtttttctaATTCTGTTAATGCATGATCGATGGCCTACATTCATtgtaaacagaaataaaaaaactCAGTATTATAATTGACCCCTCATTACCATTTGAGCATGGTTAAGGCTGTCTGGAGACCCTCCAGAAGCATGACAAACACTTATTTTCCACAGGCACCATCTTTTCCCTCTTCTCGTATGTCTGAAGTCCTAACATCCACGACTGCTCATGATTAATATTGCAGCACCAACCACCGATAACCCACATGAAGAACTTCAACCTAGATCAACAGAAAATTGATAAAAACACAAACCATCCACCTGAGGACTATGAAACCAAAGACTTTTTCACTGCCAGAGTCTCCCAAAATAGCCTAGCGTCACCTTTGATTCTCAGCCACAGCATTCCCTGCGACACCAGGTGGTCGTGCCCTGAATATCACAAGTTCACTTCTTATCCTTGTCGTGAAAATATGCTGCCTAATTATATCATGTCTGCTGCAACCCCAAAAGAAAGGAAAGACAAGAAAAGATCCACCAAAcaattactgaatgacaaacTGTCTGGGTCTGAACTGTTTCAATGAGTTACTCTCTTTACCTCATTCTGCATAAATAATGCCAGAAATCAAAGCCAGGACAAACAGGAAGAAACTGCCAGCTTAATGAGGCTTACCAGCATGTCAACATTAATTTTATCAAAACAAAAGCCCCAAAGACACTTACCAAAATGGATCACATACATAACTTCTTTTtacaattatttttaaaaattcctTTAAAGTTAAAAGGTCATAtgtaatgtaaaacacaacactGCAGATtgtgataccttttggtatgaacttactgaaacaaatcatcaaaaatgcagCGCTGCACTCAAGAAGCATTCATAGTGAATAGGGTCATGGAGCTGGAAACCTAGTCtgccgtacagaccctgaagtacatatatccaagaaagcccacgcaagtctagaaaatgtggcaagtctagatttccatagcttccgaaaatgaagaaagtctcagggcaaaatttcattatattatttttttttcactatgaacgttttttcagtaaaatatgttcatttcagagattagcTGTTAGTCTTCTTGAAACCATAtgcctgcccagagtatgaggtcatgagcagtagtctgatCTTGGATGTATACATGAACAAGCAAacaatctacttgttacatgaaAAAATAACCCACactgattgtggtaagcagacTTTGTCACAGAGAAAAACTCAAtgcctgcccagagtatgaggtcatgagcagtagtctgatCTTGGATGTATACATGAACAAGCAAacaatctacttgttacatgaaAAAATAACCCACactgattgtggtaagcagactttgtcacagagaaaaactcaatgtctggtttattaacACCTCTatatctgcctgcctgtctgctaatgacaatatgcaatgcacaacttcaatcactgaccacatgaaatttgaaattaacatctATCGGCATAAACAAAGAGCTGCTATGCATATCGGCAAATGAAAAGGCTTTGATACACTTCAGTGCACCCCCAatggctctgactgggtttggtagTGTGGCATGGGTTAAcccatgtacaaaatattgcacttttgatttgtgattatacgcttataattttgtttatttattctttacttAATCAGCAAAGcattttatatttcatgaatCAGTGTTTTAATtcataatgtttgattttttggttgcatttgaAAGGATGAAGGTTATAACAATGTATGAACTCTTTTGCTACCTACCATGGCAATTCTTTTTTATTTGTCTGAAACAGCCAAAGATAAATTGACCGTACATAAGACTTTAAttgaaatatgcttcacacattgaacccatgtggggaatcgaacccatgtggggaatcgaacccaggactgCGTTGtggcaagcaaacactttaaccaccaagcTTAGCCATTGCCATGTCCAAAACAATCAAAGACAAATCCGTCTGATTAAAGATGTTCAGAGATGCTAACAGTAATTTAGCCCAATTAGTATTTTGACTAAATTAATTACCGATAGAAAAATCAGTATTTCTTGGCTAAAAATAGAATAAAAATTTTCACATttaatacaaaaatatacagttATGCTAACAAACTTGTTATTAACATTGTACTGCTCTAAATCAGCACTTAGAATCCACATATAGCTTGATACTGAACAAAATGTGGTTGAAATTTTATTGTGGGGTGCATGCTATTTGATAATTTAATCTAATTTGataatttaattttaattatgtttttaatGTATCAATGTCGCagattttgtgttgttttgtttttccaagaCATATATGGTAAAATCATATGGGTTGGCACCTCTGGATGTTAAATGAAGGATGGTCAAAATACCTCTGTTCAACTACTGAACTACAAGGACAGCTGTTTTAGATACCAGTAGCACTATGTTTCAAATCAGGTAACaaatcattttttcaaaactaaaCAGAAATATTGATGCCATACGAAAATTCATCTTAAGGCCATGACATATCATCAGTTTACCCTAGAACTCTCTTGGTCAAAGTTCCCATTTGCTAGAAGCTTCacatttttctatttttgtcTTGGAAGAAAAAAGGATCTAAGTCCATGGATCAAAGCCAAGTGACTGACTCAAAATCTGTcatacaaaattcataaatatcTATAAAACATGCAAAAAACTTACCTAGACCTGAGGCTATATTTATGATTTTCAAGATCTGCTGTAGTAACACCATATGCATCCAAGTCCAagttgttgtcatggaaactgtGTATATACAGCTTATATTGCTATGTATAAGGAAAGTTTTTGAATTACAGGCATTTAAAGGGGGTCACTTTATACGTTAGAAGCTTTCAAATTAATATACTAGTGATGCCAACTGGTATCCAACACCCATTGATACTGGTTGATAGTAAAACGTCACATTaagggtcacatgcaaccaaaaaatcaaacataactaaaacacaattatcacttattcatgacatataatatacattgctgcttgttaaaaaacaaataaacaaaattataagtgtacaatcgcgattcaaaagtgcaaaatTTTGTACTtaggcttacttccctcgaaacgaagcccttgggagaccgaacccagtcatagtgggtggctgtgcactcaagggtaacGACGACTGCcaattggctgtttcatttgctgatacgctgagggctcattgtgtgtacagaaagatgatctgtttgatgagccttttataagtatggctagtcacaagaaagtaagattctttattgataacaacttcttttattgtacttgatgcatcgtttcagtatggattcatataccgttgtcataGAAAATCAtctacactagaagaagttgttatccttagagaatgcatatagacatgttgggttttgtacaagttctctgaatttgagctcgatcaaataaaaaatcatctcagcagagatggtgaactactgcgtgactggaaagtgtcattcgtccaagtacaaagcaggacttgaactgacaagagtttgcaccattttccgtcaaatccagtcatccgaaaaaaaaaaggctgtagtttgtttgcaacccacagacataaaaacttgtcatgtgtgCAAGTAttacacctgcctaattacataatgtggcagagactccACTcaggtgcatgagtcataaatcaatttattttgtttattacgtatagcctgataggtgttaagttcaaattgcatgtggtcaatgattgaagctgtctattgtatgctgtctttagcagacaggcaggcagacatcagacatacaggtgtcaataaaccagacattgagcttctctgtgacagatgatgcttactacaatcaacaattttttttcaatgtaacgagtagattatttacttgtttgtgtacacaaccaagattagactactgctcacgacctcatactccgagcatgcttactgtttcaagctccgcgaatgTATTccctgcgcatgcgttatgggcgcagcgcagcacagctgttgaaaccagttttcccccctgCGCCGGGGGAAATTTAGTGCATCTTTTGAACTCCgttttcgcgggcttttttttcgtcacattttttcatctttatagactgaattggcactttcatgatttgtttcggcaagagttgtgttttacattgcacatGACCTTTAACTAAAAATAACTGTTCCAAGAACTATTTTGGTATGCAAGCTTCTATGTACTGTATGTGAATTCAATGTTTATGCTTTACATGTTCTGCAAATAGTGCCTTGATTGtcatgctgagtgagtgagtgagtgagtgagtgagtgagtgagagagagagactggtTTAACAGTGCTTATAGGAATACTCcaacaacaccagaaatgggtttcaaacattgtacccatgtggggaattgaaccaaggTCTTCGGCATAACAATGGTTGCttaccactaagctaccctactGCCCACTGACATGTtgaagaaacaaacaacagatgTTGTTACTGAATGGCTGCAGGGTAGCTTGGTGGTTAAATACttcacttgtcatgctaaaggcctgggttcaattccccactgggaacaatgtgtgaagcctatttctggtgtcatctgCTGTGATGTGGAGTGATAGTAATAGCTAAAAGattcataaaactatactcacttacTGGCTCTTGTCATTGAAACCAATTTGGTGTTGCACACTGATATCATCATTCTGAGGCTGGGGATCTTTGCTACAAAGCATCATATAACTGACACAAACTGACTTTTAATACAAACATAATGAGCATGTatgcactgatgatgtatgtcCTTTGAGGCTGTGTTATGGATATATAAATTATCTTTGATTTGAATGCTTGAACACAGTCGCCTTATGCATGGGTGTTGCTTTTCCACGGTGATATATGGTTATTCAAAAAATtatacaaaataacaaaagccACAATTTCATCACTATCCATGTGTCATGTTTGGAGAGGATATATAGCAGTTACAAGTTCTCATGGTCACAAGGTCTCAGGCTATTTCAGAAGTTGAGCATAGGATTTTAAAGAATTTTTGCTTACCTTCACCAAAAATATGAGAATATAAACATGGTCTTTTAATGCCTATCATGACCTACCTCATCACAAACACCTTTACGGCCAAGAAACAGAT includes the following:
- the LOC137278820 gene encoding uncharacterized protein, with protein sequence MASHQAWHHTRHRTRHRTRHRTRHRTRHGIAPGIAPGIAPGIAPGMASHQAWHRTRHGIAPGITPGITPGITPGITHGITPGMASHQASHQASHQASHQASHQAWHHTRHGITPGITPGITPGITPGITPGMASHQAWHHTRHRTRHRTRHHTRHHTRHHTRHHTRQRTRHRTRHRTRHHTRHRTRHGITPGMASHQAWHHTRHHTRHGITPGITPGIAPGITPGITPGITPGITPGNTPGITPGITPGNTPGITPGIAPGIAPGIAPGMASHQASHQAWHHTRHGITPGITPGITPGITPGITPGITPGMASHQASHQASHQASHQASHQASHQASHQASHHGITPGMASHQASHQASHQASHMASHMASHQAWHHTRHHTRHHTRHHTRHHTRHGITPGITPGITPGITPGIAPGIAPGIAPGITPGITPGITP